Sequence from the Crassostrea angulata isolate pt1a10 chromosome 9, ASM2561291v2, whole genome shotgun sequence genome:
tgtcggCCGGTGTAAAGCAGAATAACGACCCCCTTAGAATAATGACtagggtcatttttcgacgttaAATAATGaccgtagaaaaatgacccttttgcctgaagaataagtgccattttcatttaaaaaaaactagacaACATAGGGATGGTGACCATCCCAAAGGGTCCCACTTAAATAATGGATATAGAATGATGAgcataattctgctatgaccttcagcTTCGACCTATATAGAAAcatagttcaaggtcactgcaaacCCTTAAACCAAGGGCGCTCTGTGGGTGAAGTACGAGCCAGATTGGACTAAGTTATAACATAGCATGGAATTTCTTGTAtggttttccttttttcttttacCCAGCGAGCAGCGGGTagaaattttgataatattacgTACAATAGTTCTTACCTCTAAAAGATGTGTCTCTAACACCTCCAAAGGCATTTCCAAGTATTCTGAGACCTGATTTCACACAACaaatcaatatcaatttttttcatacaacaatcgaaaaatagtttttaaaaaaagactgaaaaaaaattaatacaaatgtcaataaaaaacCGCGCATACTAATGATTGAAACAcagaaacaaaaaaccaaaacaaaaaacagaacAAGAAATTGTaggaaaaaaaagatacatagAAATAAGTTTTCAGGTCTTTTAAAAGTTATATACATTCCGATATCCCTTTTCTATTAAGGTATGTAAGAATTGTTGAAATCCTCAAGGCTGTCTTGGCCTCCTCATATACGTCAATTTCCAGTAAAAAGATTAATAGTATTgtttttagagagagagagagagagagagagagagagagagagagagagagagagagagagagagagagagagagagagagagagagagagagaaagagagatttcCTGTATCAGCAGACCAATTCAGTATTAACTATATAAGAGAATGAATCTATCAAATCTATATTTACAGCATTCAAATTTAGTTGAGTACTTTTAAAAGCCTAATGCAACttattacatgaaaaaattgatatctaaaactttaaaatcatgTAGCTAAAAGACGGTTATTATGGCGAGCATTATAATAATAGCTATTAAAGAAGTGGGGGTTAATTTGTTGTATTCAAGTACATTACAGAGAAAAAGAACTTAACTCTAAGAAAATCTTTGCTCCTACACAAAGTCTTTGTATAAATGGTAATTGTAATGAAAAAGATTGTAATTTCACTTACATCTTGTTTGTTTGCCATGATCCAATCAAAATGTAACCGAACTCTTGAGCTAGTTAACCGCATAAAAACATCACGTGGAAATTGGTTCCTGGTTTGGTTTGGCATAGATGGATTTTTACATTACCTTAATAAGATTACTCTCTAAGATATAACtgcataaaaaaaacatcacgTGGAAATTGGTCCCTGGTTTGGCATAGAGGGATTTTTTACCTGAATCAGATTACTCTCTAAGATATCGCCCCAAACTTCCTTGTAATGTAACATCGCCCAGGTGACTCGATCGATCGGGTGCATCCAACTTTGTCCACACGGACGTGGTATTGTTTTGTACTGTTCCAAGAACCAAGAACCATACGAATCAtaggtttaaaatatatacataagaaaagtgtacatgtgttgactttttttaaaatcacaatttaaaATCAGTCTTCGTGTGGACGTAAGAGTCTACATAGCCGTGTTTATAGCCGTGTACATAAGTATTACAATGAAGAAATGAAGATGATAAAATTAATAGAAAAGTAAACAAGATAATGAAGAAAATattctcaaaacaaaaacaatatacttttatattaattttaagcatTTATAAAGGTATTTGTCTAAATTACGCAACTCATTAATAATCTTTGTCGAGAGTGGTTGAACAAGTTTAAAGACAGAGGgcttttcataatatttttttttacatacaacttTCTTACTTCCTTATAAAATGAACGGATTAGATTGAAATGAAACTCATCCTTAATCTGTGATTATGAAGATATTTTACAAACTCTCTCTTTAAGGACATGGATACACATGTAGCATGAGCACAAACTCTCTCGTTTTTATTGAAGTGGTAACCATGTTTGACAATTTTTGGTTATCTGAAACATTTCATCATAATAtcatactagactttgaccagtgcgtgcacgggttgacatattatatatatgatatcggacacaccgtattgttgacatttacagaACCAAGCTTTAAACCTACagtaatgctattaatttcagtacactctgcttagttagactTATCCAACTGTCTCAGGACAGGCCTTtgccacagttaaaatgcctcccatacaTCCGTAATATAGCAACAAATCtcaaaaatcctgaaaatcctaagccgtgggagggggggggggaggtaggtatacttttcacttcaatttcactgtttatttccttattttcaattcaattttaacaTGGTCAcagaaaaaaggggggggggactccatgttaattcaattttttatatgtaatattaagaaaaagccgccccccccccccccgatgcaaCATGCCCGAAAATTAATGAGGCTGCATTTAaattaacagtcaaattattcataacaaaccatttagGCTGTGagtacctttcatctaaaaatttcatccatattaaagaataattcaacacttttttacCAACGTCTTTCACTggcttcaaatttacacaccatgttgacactcaaactctcgggatttttcatatttaatgcactgagttagagttatctgccatgttttctttgatgaacagaatataagacaacttttcaatgaaaatttacacgtatttctattatcgtttctgagttcatccatgcaaatgtaatattgtggaaacataaactaaagagcctcccgtgatttagcgtgaatgtaatgtgcatgcgcaagattgtaaaatccaaaaaaaccccagatgatttccggattttttaaaggaattttcagcgaagcttgattgagaaaaaataaaaacaaattggtaatcttcaagtaccaatgatgtttagaatatataaaacaaaagacggTACTcctccgatttctcggtattaaagcccaaaaattcgagtctattattttaatatatagtagtatagatttagCCTCGGAAAAAGGGATGATAATTGGCGGTTCATTTACAACTTTTTCATAATTGATTCTTAGCTTTAAAACATCTAACTCTTAGTCATTTCTCTTAAATACGTTTAAAAAATTCGTTTAATTAAAGAACAACAAAGTACATGCACCTAtagataaataatgtaaatgttaaATCATGTCCATATTAAAACTAACTTTCCTAGCCAATTTGGCAAAAGTATGTTCAGGGGATCGCTCAAAATTtatgttatttgttttttaaaaaaccggGATTGAAAGATATGAATGATCATATATGATCATATATTATAACAAAACCAATCCAGATTCATAATATGATACAAATTTCTCGTATTAGACTGTCTTCacgttgtttaaattttaaaacaggaaGATACCAAGGTATGAGCAGGCAGGCTCGATGATGTTTGTGATACGCAACAAATTAAAGacgaatttcattttattcttcaaTGTCCAAATATTACAATCtacgaaaaaaatatataacaacgAGTGTTATCGTTAGCCTCCAAGtaaatttaattacatgtacttcagtTGTTGGGTTCAGATCACGTATCTAGCTTGGTTGGCCTTgctaaataaatcaaatgtgcTTTATAAATCCGTAATAATTATTTTCCACACTGCATGTAACTCATTCAATGTATTTAAGAAACAAATGTTCCAATTCAATTCAATGTTAACATATGTTATGCATTGATACTATACCTCTAGTTATGACTAATAATTGTTGACTCAAAACTGTACATTCAAAGCAgtatgatattatttatttagcAATACAACTTTTGGCCACATAGCCCATCAATTTACAATTtacatattataatataatataaacattacACCTTTTGGAGTCTAAaaatgttggggggggggggtggggctGATCAAGTGTTCAACCAGTTTACAATAATTCACATATTTTAAGTGTTTCACAGTTCCCACGGTTGCACACATTACATAtagtaaattaaatgtaaatttgcatatcatatacttatttaaatatacaattttaggTCACAACTATTTTACATAACTAGAGGCAAATGATATGTGTCTGAAAGAATACTTTGATCAAACTTAACGTACCATTGTTCTATCTTGTATGAATCGTCGAATCTTGTACTCTCTAGCCAACTGATATTTCTCTTCAAGTTCTTCTAAGGGCATATTCAGACTGCCTGCgtgttaaatgataaatactaACAATTTCCTTTACTAAttagtaaaacaaatttcacGCGTTTATCTAGAGGGGGTCGAGGGTGGGAGTGGATGGGTTCAGACCTTCCGCCGCTTAGAACATTGCCCTATGTGCCCCCGTGTGCAACAAGAACTAGGTTGGTAGGTAGGCCGCTTAGAGTAATTAAGTTCCCTGTAATAGGCTTAGGAACCTCCACAGAAAAgtttttttctggatccgcgcatatAGTTGCATTGTGCACAGCAGATTACCTTGCTCAGTGATTTTTGTTTCATCGGGACATGTAATttgagttgtctttcttttcgAATTTCTTGGGAAGGTACATGTTTATATGTCCAAGAATTgtgccaaaaatatttcagattttAAGAGTTTTGAAGCGAAAGCTAAGACAAGTGTTCGGACTCGAATAAGGGcaatttacacataaaaaaacGATACCTTGAGATAGAAATACCAGTGCTAAATGATTAAACCATATTTAATGTCCCTATCAGTCTCACATTTCCATTATATGTCTTTTGAAAAAGTgtgactgagatcaaaagtgagcttgtcTATAACtttcatggcccctgggccGGCTCCAATGCTTTGGTCTGGCACATGGGGTTCGGAAGTTGGTTGTCCTCTGTAATCATCGCTATCTACTGTTATTTCTTCACTTGTAATGGGTGGTTTATTGGATCTAGAAGGGGGGTTCCTCCTGTACACTTGAATAttcaataagtattttattcaagtttaTTAGAATATATGAATTGGGTCAAACAGCAGCAAAATGCCTATATATGAAActtgaaaataatcaaattacCTGAAAATACCAACAAAGATCCCCCTCCCCGGGCAAACAAAAATATCCTTCGGACCCCACTGGAAAAAATTTTGATGCGCGCATGTGTggtaatttgattaaaaaatttacaatgtaATGTCAAAATTGTATTCAAGAGATTAATCATTCACTCTTTGAGATGAAATGTCCTCTCTCCATCAGAAGAAAAGCAGGTCACACAATGAAGCAAAATTAACAATACTTTattactttatacatgtaataatatatataccaGTATTACACCGTTAACGTTCGTTATCAGCAAGATCAagtttttaattcttttcaatCCGTCGGCTGAAGAATTTCCGAATTCTTCCAAATAGTCCTCCagtgtttcttttctttctttttggtTCCATAACCTGGCGAGAAAAAGTAGAAAACATATCTAACATGCacttatttttaacaatttgtcAATTATGAACCTCAAAACTTTATCTGAAATCTGACTCGTAAAAGTTTGTTTTCGAAGTGATGTAATTATCCTAAAGCAGgcaatgaaatataattttaaccCTTGATATGTTTGTTTTGTGTTTAGTATATTATTCATGAAACGGTACACCCATGTATAAAagctatattttaaatgaaagaaaagaagTATAAAATCGAAAAGACGATACTTATAGGTTAGTTTCTACGTTTTGTCTCTGAATATTGATGCAGCATGGATAATACCACGGGGTATCCTGGTAATTTGTAATCTGAAAATTGGGAAATTAAAATGGCAGAATAATAGATAAATTGGCAATTGGTCTTATTTTTATACAGATTATAAGCTGTAATTCTCAAGCAGAGATTGTTcttgtaaaaaaatgtaatttactacaatcatgtatatataacCAGCAGTAAAATAATATaccatttaacaaaacatttgatgTTACTTTTATAACCTTCGtgagtagaaaaattaaatacagaGATAGATATATTTCGACGACAGCTTGGGCTTTCGGAAGTTGTGTCAAACGATAATGTGACGTAGGCATGCCTATTTCACTTTTGGCCGGTGTaaagcagaaaaatgaccccggtaGAATAATGACaagggtcatttttcgacgtataATAATGACCGTAGAAAAATGAACCTTTTGCTTGAAGAATAAGtgccattttcataaaaactagACAACATAGGGATGGTGACCAATTAAAAGGGCCCCactcaaataaatataaatgtacataggATGAAAAgcataattctgctatgaccttcagtTCGACCTATATAGAAACATAGTTTAAGGTCACTGTACACCCTTTACCCAAAGGCgctctgtgggtgaagtatgagccagattggactAAGTTATAGCCTAGCATGAAATTTCTTGTatggttttccttttttttcttttacccaGCGAGCAGTGGGTAGAAATTTTGCTAATATTACTCAACAGATGAATTTTTGTGAGGATATAGAATTCGATCAATCTACACGTGCAATAGTTCTTACCTCTAAAAGATGTGTCTCCAACACCTCCAAAGGCATTTCCAAGCATCCTTCGACCTGATTTCACCCaacaaatcaatattaaatttttttcatacaacaaacgataaatagttaaaaaaaagactgaaaaaaaattaatacaaatgtcaataaaaaaaacccgcgCATACTAATGACtgaaacaaagaaacaaaaaaccaaaacaagtAGCAGAACAagaaattatgaataaaaaaaagaaaaaaaaagatacatacaAATAAGTTTTCAGGTCTTTTAAAAGGTATATACATACCGATATCCGTTGTCTATTAAGGTATGTGAGAATTGTTGAAATCCTCAAGGCTCTCTTGGCCTCCTCATATACGTTATTTTCCTGTAAATAGATTAATAGTactgtagagagagagagagagagagagagagagagagagagagagagagagagagagagagagagagatttcttgAGAGATCAGCAGACCAATTCAGTATTAATTATGATAAGAGAATGAATCTATCAAATCTATATTTACAGCATTCAAATTTAGTTGAGTACTTTTAAAAGTCTTATAGAACatgttacataaaaaaattgatatctaaaacttaaaaattatgCAGCTAAAAGACGGCTATTATGGCTAGCATTataataataacttttaaagaaatggaGGTTAATTTGTTGTATTCAAGTACATTATAGAGAAAAAGAACTTAACTCTAAGCAAATTCTTGCTCCTACACAAAGTCTTTGTATAAATGGTAATTGTTATGAAGAAGATTGTAATTTCACTTACAATTTGCTTGTTAACCATGATCCAACAACCTCAAAATGTAACCGAGCTCATGACCCGGTTAACCTCATCAACAAAACATCATGTGGAAATTTGTCCAATAGTACTCGCTGAAAGGAAATTTAAGATATACTTGATACGTGATACGCTGGTTGTCTCAATCTGCCCCAAACCCAGGTAACTCGATCGGGTGAATTCATCTAACCTTGTCTACACCGATTTGGTATTGTGGGTTGTTTCTTACCAATAACCATACGATTTAtaggtttaacatatatacataagaaaagtgtacatgtgttgacttttttttaaaatcacaatcTAAAATCCGCCTGCGGGTGGACGTAAGAGCCTACATAGCAGTGTTTATAGCCGTGTACGTATGtattacaatgaaaaaatgaatatgataaaattaatataaaagtaaacatgataatgaagagtatattctcaaaacaaaaacaatattcttttatcttaattttgagCATTTATAAAGGTATTTGTCCAAATTACGCAACTCATTGATAATCTTTGTCGAGAGTAATTGAACAAGTATAAAGACAGAGggcttttcataattttttttttccatacaactTTCTTACTTCCTTATAAAATGGACAGATTAGAATGAAATGAAACTCATCCTTAATCTTTGATAATGAAGATATTTTACAAACTCTCGTTTTTATGGAAATTGTAATCATCGTTGACAATTTTCGGTTATCTGATTTAagttatttgattaaatatttcatcataatATCTTATTTAGCCTCGGAAAAAGGGAAAATAATAGgcgtttcatttacaattttttcataattaattcttagctttaaaacatttctaaCTCATAGTCATTTCTCTTAAATACGTTTAAAAAAATTCGTTTAATTAATGAacaacaaagtacatgtacctgtagataaataatgtaaatgttaaATCATGTGCATGTTAAAACTAACTTTCCTAGCCAATTTGGCAAAAGTATATTCAGTGGATCGCCCAACATTTATGTTGATTGTTttaaaactagaggtactgtgagcaagctcacaattgaccccccccccgctaagaaaaatttaatatttaaacattttgaattattggtatactgagcctgattttttccgaaattttttttccacacagttttttttccaaaaaaaaattcatcggggcaggccattttcagagagacggggGTGATagtctaaaaatagttttatgtggCCTGATACAGGCAAgctttgtttcaaattttagcttctaatatttccattaatacaagacatgacacagacagaatttagcatttttgaaacaatgaccttgaacttcctcaattgaccgtgggtcaaggtcatggcacacccttaggtcataagcaatctttgtgtgaagtaaaaacttccaatgtttccccataagaaagatatggaccggacacgattgcacagacagacggacagacggacggacagactgacaaggtgattcctatataccccccaaactttgtttacggggggtataataaaacaGGATTGAAAGATATGAATGATCATTTATGATCATATATTATAACAAAACCAATCCAGATTAATATTAAGATACATACTTAATGTAAAAGACTGTCTTCacgttgttgtttttttaaattttaaaacaggaaGATATCAAGGTACGAGCAGGCAGGCTCGATGATGTTTGTGATATGCAACAAATTGAAGACGAGTTTCATTTCATTCTACAATGTCCAAAATATTACAATCtacgaaaaatatatataaactgaTAGTATCATTAGCcttcaagttttttaaattatatgtacTTCAGTTGTTGGGTTCAGATCACGTATCTAGCTTGGTTGACCTTgctaaatatatcaaaaatgcttttttaatcCGTAATAATTATTTTCCACACAGCATGCAACTCATTCAATGTATTTAAGAAACAATtgtttcaattcaattcaatgttAACATATGTTTGCATTGATACTATACCTCTAGTTATGAATGATAATCGTT
This genomic interval carries:
- the LOC128162162 gene encoding uncharacterized protein LOC128162162, encoding MVNKQIENNVYEEAKRALRISTILTYLNRQRISVEGCLEMPLEVLETHLLEITNYQDTPWYYPCCINIQRQNVMEPKRKKRNTGGLFGRIRKFFSRRIEKN